The sequence GCTAtagtttataaaataaaaagacatttaGCCTTTAGGAACATCGGCTCCCTAATGTGTGgtgcttgacttttttttccgatCTGCAAAATGTATTagtttcctgttttatttccttgtcTCATTTTGAGGCATAAGCCTAATATACAACCTTGAAAGGTTGAATAGACATCtgtcgtttttatttattttattttttcctgagAGTAGCATACTTGAGTCATATGctacatttaattatttaattcaATAAACAATTATTATTCACGGCCATTAAAAACTTCCTATGCTTGAATTGCATTTTAGAAGCGTAATCGGAAACAGGTAATGTGCTACTTAGTCTGGAAAGCTGAAAGGTTGAACACTCACTCAAACACGTACatgtacaatatatatatagcacAAAATAGGTTTCTATTGCACTTCAAAAACATCGTTTCCTCCACTTTAAGACGATTTCACCTTCAAGTATCATTTTACGTGTCCTGACCTTCAGTCAAAGACGCTGAACAGCGGAAATTCAGCCTGCTCCGGTTGCAGTAGGTCCACCAGGAAGCAGACGGTCCCTGACAGGCCTTCAAACAGGCTGCAGACGCTGGTGACGGAGCGCGAGCCCGTCTTGAACTCTTCCGTGAACAGAAATTCGGCAAACCTTTGTGGAGGTAAAGCCAAATGTTAATCAAGAATGTTGGTACTCACCGCTTTTTGGGTCTGTCATTATTTCGTTTGCATCTCAAGAAGGAACATTGAGGACAATGATGTCCAAATTTTGGATAGCAATTTGTAgcacaaaaaagggaaaaaataaaactcaacaAGTCTTTTGGATTGAGAATTAAATGCCTTAGCAAATGATTGCTACAGCTCTGATATTGGATGTCACTGAAGTTGTGCACAATAGGATTCTTGCCTCTGAGCTCGGTAGATGTATTTGGAGTAGCCGGTGAGGCGGAAGAGCAACAGGAAGACGTAAGCGCTGCCGGCTACGCCGTGGCAAATGCCAGGTCCTTTCTTCAGAAGACCTTTCTGCCACACCAGCTCGCCACTGCGTATGCACGTGTCCAAATACTGCGGCTTCTTATTCATCATGTAGGCCTTGGCGAAGAGATAAGCCACACCTATGGTAGGTGGAAACAGTCAGATGTATTAGGGGGTGGAGGATATTGCTCACATACCTGGAGCTCCGTGACACCAGTGGACAAGCTCGTTCTCGCGCTCAATGATCGCGCCCAGCTCGGCGGGCCAGTTGCAGTTCTGCTCCTGGTTCATGAGGAAATCAACGCTCTGCCACACCAGGTCCTTGTCGGCGCCGCTCAGCAGCTCCTGGTAGCTCAGCAACATCTGCAGTATCGACGACAAGCCGTGGGCAGCGCctggcaggggggggggggggggggggggggaagacaTGCGAAACCCAACCAAAAATCACATGCAGGGACATACCATGCTGttcacactcgcacacaacCTGAAGCATGTTAACAAAGGACTACTGAATGACAGGCTTTTTGTCACAAAGCAGGCATGATGgataaattattttcattataaTCAATGATTTCTAGATGTATTAAAGATGAACTTTTtaaatggtttaaaaaaaaaaggttctcttTATAGTGTATATATTCTTTCACAATTTTCTCAGTCTTTTGTTTCCCTTTGGTACATGTTGCAggtatcaaataaaaaatgtgagaatATTCCTCaaaggatttgttttttgtcctttCTGATTCACATTAAAAACATGCAGGGAAAAACACAGCTCTTTTAAAACGGTGGGAAGCAACTGTCTGGGAATTCCCATCAGATTTTTAAATGGTTAAATCCATAATCCAATTTGGTATAGACATGCAGCAGGATCATAACCACAGCCCGTAATCATTATTTTGGGTTAAAAAGCtgtcatttgtgtgtcatttgttgttttagacCTCATGCAAATATGGCTTACTAATTGTGTGTTGGTGTGATAGTTACTGTGGTGCTCAGGTCTGGTCATCTGATGCAAATCAAGGAAAGGACAGTTAGCTTCACACATGTTGATCTCCCTCCGTTATGAACTCTTTGTTGAAAtggaaattcaaattatttaCGACAAATATACAATGGTAACTTTTTCTGAAAATTCTCGCAAACTAGTTGAGATGCAGCCAAGTGGCGCAATCTAATTTCTTCAAGAGACAGTTAATTAATAAATGATATCACAATCTTATCACTGATTATTATGGCCATGCCTATAACTCAAATGTGGGTGGTTCTTACCGAGATACTCTGTTCCATAGTAGGAGTACATGAGGGGGAAAGGCTTTCGCTTCTTCCTGGCATACTGCTTTCCTGACTCGATGATGGCTTGGCAGATTGACTTGATTTGATCCTT comes from Syngnathus acus chromosome 21, fSynAcu1.2, whole genome shotgun sequence and encodes:
- the LOC119139815 gene encoding lanC-like protein 3; this translates as MENTRCFANRFSDYSKGALLPDHGVETVVPAVVATVDKILQKVPISLDDCDGGLYDGPAGVAYMLYHVSECPLFSERRDTYLKAAKRIIDVSVRYVDAEPDRNMRAAFLLGGAGVYATAAMIYKSLGLADFVKPLTKFRNLWEICAPIHFLECGSDELFVGRAGYLCAALVLKQKLGIEILSKDQIKSICQAIIESGKQYARKKRKPFPLMYSYYGTEYLGAAHGLSSILQMLLSYQELLSGADKDLVWQSVDFLMNQEQNCNWPAELGAIIERENELVHWCHGAPGVAYLFAKAYMMNKKPQYLDTCIRSGELVWQKGLLKKGPGICHGVAGSAYVFLLLFRLTGYSKYIYRAQRFAEFLFTEEFKTGSRSVTSVCSLFEGLSGTVCFLVDLLQPEQAEFPLFSVFD